One stretch of Prionailurus viverrinus isolate Anna chromosome C1, UM_Priviv_1.0, whole genome shotgun sequence DNA includes these proteins:
- the LOC125173210 gene encoding chymosin-like: MKCLVVLLAVLALSQGSEITRVPLHKGKSLRKALKEHGLLEDFLKEHPYGIRKKYSNLDKVSNEPLANFLDCQYFGKIYIGTPPQEFTVVFDTGSSDLWVPSVDCKSYACKTHHRFDPSKSSTFQNLNEPLSIQYGTGSMQGFLGLDTVTVSSIVDPQQTVGLSTQEPGNVFTYSEFDGILGLAYPSLASEYSVPVFDNMMQKHLVAKDLFSVYLDRNGPGSMLTLGAIDPSYYTGSLHWVPVTVQEYWQFTVDRVTVNGVVVACDGGCQAILDTGTSMLVGPSSDILNIQTAIGATQDEFGQFDINCGQLKSMPMVVFEINGRKYPLPPSAYTSQDLGFCASGFQGEGDDPLWILGDVFIREYYSVFDRINNRVGLAKAI; encoded by the exons ATGAAGTGTCTCGTGGTGCTACTTGCAGTCCTGGCTCTCTCCCAGGGCAGTGAGATCACCAG GGTTCCTCTGCACAAGGGCAAATCGCTGAGGAAGGCCTTGAAAGAGCACGGGCTGCTGGAAGACTTTCTGAAGGAACACCCATATGGCATCAGAAAGAAGTACTCCAACTTAGACAAGGTGTCCAACGAGCCCTTGGCCAACTTCTTGGAC TGTCAGTACTTTGGGAAGATCTACATCGGGACCCCGCCCCAGGAATTCACCGTGGTGTTTGACACCGGCTCCTCGGACCTCTGGGTGCCCTCTGTCGACTGCAAGAGTTACGCCTGCA AAACCCATCATCGCTTTGACCCATCCAAGTCCTCCACCTTCCAGAACCTGAACGAGCCCCTGTCCATCCAGTACGGCACCGGCAGCATGCAGGGCTTTCTGGGTCTCGATACCGTCACT GTCTCCTCCATCGTGGACCCCCAGCAGACTGTGGGCCTGAGCACCCAGGAACCTGGCAACGTCTTTACCTACTCTGAGTTCGATGGGATCCTGGGGCTGGCCTACCCTTCTCTGGCCTCCGAGTACTCAGTGCCCGTGTTTGACAATATGATGCAGAAGCACCTGGTGGCCAAAGACCTGTTCTCTGTTTACTTAGACAG GAATGGCCCGGGGAGCATGCTCACGCTGGGAGCCATTGACCCCTCCTACTACACAGGCTCCCTGCACTGGGTGCCCGTGACCGTGCAGGAGTACTGGCAGTTCACCGTGGACAG GGTTACGGTCAATGGCGTGGTGGTGGCCTGCGATGGTGGCTGCCAGGCCATCCTGGACACAGGCACCTCCATGCTGGTTGGGCCTAGCAGCGACATCCTCAACATCCAGACGGCCATTGGAGCCACCCAGGACGAGTTTGGCCAG TTTGACATCAACTGCGGGCAACTGAAGAGCATGCCTATGGTGGTCTTTGAGATCAACGGCAGGAAGTACCCACTGCCCCCCTCTGCCTACACCAGCCAG GATCTGGGCTTCTGCGCCAGCGGTTTCCAGGGTGAGGGCGACGACCCGCTGTGGATCCTGGGAGATGTCTTCATCCGGGAGTATTACAGTGTCTTTGACAGGATCAACAACCGCGTGGGGCTGGCCAAGGCCATCTGA